A single window of Poecilia reticulata strain Guanapo linkage group LG10, Guppy_female_1.0+MT, whole genome shotgun sequence DNA harbors:
- the LOC103471470 gene encoding transmembrane emp24 domain-containing protein 9-like has protein sequence MGLGGNMESGSLPRFMLEVFLVNCCLGLVSSLYFHMTEGEQKCFIEEIPADTVVVGDYWTQLYDEQKREYLPATRNLTLSVAARTPTDELILSHKETKGRFNFTSFTSGEHKICLQPSLSQPLSAGFIVVVCMDIRSGERTNNYTEIQKRELLTQLQLRVRRLSAQVHDIHKELIYSRSREKNFLVINHNVNMWIYWWPIIRSVFVVTFIIHITNSC, from the exons ATGGGATTGGGTGGTAACATGGAGTCAGGCTCTCTTCCGCGGTTTATGCTGGAAGTTTTTCTGGTGAATTGTTGTCTCGGTTTGGTTTCTTCTCTGTACTTTCATATGACAGAAGGAGAGCAAAAGTGTTTCATCGAGGAAATCCCAGCAGACACGGTTGTTGTCG GTGATTATTGGACGCAGCTTTATGATGAACAGAAGCGTGAGTATCTGCCGGCCACTCGGAATCTCACCCTGTCTGTTGCAGCCAGAACTCCTACTGATGAG TTGATTCTGTCTCACAAGGAAACCAAGGGGAGGTTCAACTTCACATCATTTACCTCAGGAGAACACAAGATCTGCCTTCAGCCAAGTTTATCACAGCCGCTGTCTGCAGGCTTCATAGTG GTGGTTTGCATGGACATCCGATCAGGTGAACGCACCAACAACTACACAGAGATCCAGAAACGAGAACTACTGACGCAGCTGCAGCTGCGAGTCAGGCGGCTGTCTGCACAGGTTCACGACATCCACAAGGAGCTGATCTACAGTAGG agcagagaaaaaaatttcCTCGTCATCAACCACAACGTCAACATGTGGATCTATTGGTGGCCCATCATCCGCAGCGTGTTTGTGGTGACCTTCATCATACACatcacaaacagctgctga
- the LOC103471471 gene encoding transmembrane emp24 domain-containing protein 9-like: MSHRVRMQLSIVFSVFLLNIFYNSVSSLYFHIGETEKKCFIEEIPDETMIIGNYRTQLYDKQKEEYLPATQGLGMFVEVKDPDDKVILSRQYGSEGRFTFTSHTPGEHQICLHSNSSKFSLFAGGMLRVHLDIQVGEHANNYAEIAAKDKLTELQLRVRQLVEQVDQIQKEQNYQRYREERFRQTSESTNQRVLWWSIVQTLILVAIGIWQMRHLKSFFEAKKLV; the protein is encoded by the exons ATGTCACATCGGGTCAGGATGCAGCTTTCgattgtgttttcagttttcctccTTAATATTTTCTACAACTCTGTCTCTTCGTTGTACTTTCACATCGGAGAAACTGAGAAGAAATGCTTCATAGAAGAAATCCCGGACGAAACCATGATTATTG GTAACTACCGTACTCAGCTGTATGATAAGCAGAAAGAAGAATATCTGCCGGCAACCCAGGGCCTGGGTATGTTTGTGGAAGTCAAAGACCCTGATGATAAG GTGATTCTGTCTCGGCAGTACGGCTCAGAGGGACGCTTCACCTTTACGTCGCACACACCCGGGGAGCATCAGATCTGCCTCCACTCCAACTCCTCCAAGTTCTCCCTGTTCGCGGGAGGCATGCTG cGTGTTCATCTGGACATCCAGGTGGGCGAACACGCCAACAACTACGCTGAGATCGCTGCCAAGGACAAACTGACGGAGCTGCAGCTGAGAGTGCGGCAGCTGGTGGAGCAGGTGGACCAGATCCAGAAGGAGCAGAACTACCAGAGG TACCGTGAGGAGCGTTTCCGTCAGACCAGCGAGAGCACCAACCAGCGCGTCCTCTGGTGGTCCATTGTGCAGACCCTCATCCTGGTGGCCATCGGTATCTGGCAAATGAGACACCTCAAGAGCTTCTTCGAGGCGAAAAAACTGGTGTAA
- the tmem216 gene encoding transmembrane protein 216 encodes MAAVQPPDAVLQTEEEIEQFPSRFHNNQADSIMAPGSQAVLSSTPLQVLLYLNSWYFSAFYLAEILMFIYKGILLPYPADNLVLDVVLLLLFLALETLRIFYGWKGNLCERSLSSCVSLFILFPCTALAVYYLLLQTFVLRLEFILSAVLLCFYGLEFLLCVISISAFSRSRVY; translated from the exons ATGGCAGCAGTGCAACCTCCGGATGCAGTGCTCCAAACAGAAGAAGAGATTGAACAGTTCCCAAGCCGTTTCCATAACAACCAGGCGGATTCAATCATGGCGCCCG gGAGCCAAGCAGTC CTCTCTTCAACACCTTTGCAGGTTCTTCTCTACCTGAACAGCTGGTACTTTTCTGCCTTCTACTTGGCAGAGATCCTCATGTTCATCTACAAAG GAATTTTACTGCCGTACCCAGCAGACAATCTGGTCCTGGatgtggtgctgctgctgctcttcctcgCTCTGGAGACTCTTCGCATTTTCTATG GTTGGAAGGGGAACCTCTGCGAGCGCTCTCTGTCTTCCTGTGTGTCCCTCTTCATCCTATTTCCCTGCACAGCGCTGGCCGTTTActacctgctgctgcagacgTTCGTGCTGCGGCTCGAGTTCATTCTCAGCGCCGTGCTGCTCTGCTTCTATGGCCTCGAGTTCCTGCTCTGCGTTATCTCCATCTCCGCTTTCTCCAG gtccAGAGTTTACTGA